DNA sequence from the Vicia villosa cultivar HV-30 ecotype Madison, WI linkage group LG3, Vvil1.0, whole genome shotgun sequence genome:
CTGAACCAGTTGACTTGACCTTAACTAGGTTCCTTCTACCAACACTCTTTACCTTCATTTCTTATTCTAGCAAATAGCAATGCATCTTGAGGTATATGAATAAGTCTCACTCTCTTTCACACTCTAACAACCTAGAAATTTCCCTCTCCAATCATGGATTAAATAGTTGCTATCTTTTTGTATATAAACATTCATTCGTCATGTATTTGTTTTGGAATTTCAGCTAGAAACTTGGACAGCTTTGGTTGCAATTTTGTGTTTACTTGTCTTTATTCTGCAAGAGATTCTTATGGGAGGAAATAGTTCTAAAGGGTCTTCTTCACCTAGAAGGAGACATGTTCCTTCATATGAATCTTCaggttcttcttcatcttcatggaATAATAACTATGATGGATATCCACCACAGTCACCATATCCTCAGCAGAGTCCATATCAAACACCTCAGCATCAGTTTTCATCTGCATCAGCTCCGTTTTATGATAATTCACAGCAGAAAAAGAAGTTGGATAAGAGGTATTCAAGGATTGCTGATGATTATCGTTCACTGGATGAGGTAATTGTTAGATTATATTGTTGCATGTAatagtgtttttttttctttgatgtGTAAGGATTTGTTTGatctttttctttgattttgtttgttaTGTCATTAGTCTATTTTTGTTGGTGGGTTAAGATGGGACCAAAGATACTGTTTTTATCATTGACTTGAACAAGAATTAAAATTGAGTGAATTGAATACAGGTTACTGCTGCTCTTGCAAATGCTGGGCTGGAGTCTTCTAATCTCATTGTTGGCATTGATTTCACAAAGAGCAATGAGTGGACAGGTGTTATTTCTTACTCGCATTTTCACGCTTGAATCATTTTGTATGTGAATTTTAAGGCTCAATAGTAATACATACTTCACTTTCTTAGGGAAGAGTTCATTCAATCGGAAAAGTTTACATCACATTGGAAGCAGTCAAAACCCTTATGAACAAGCAATCTCTATTATTGGGAAAACTCTATCTACTTTTGATGAAGATAACTTGATTCCATGTTTTGGTTTCGGAGATGGTAATAAACGAATTTGAAGCTAAATTCCTTTTCCAATGTAGTTTTGTTTTTTCCAGCTTGCAAACTTGTTTCTTTTCTGTTCATTATTTGTCAGCGTCTACACATGATCAAGATGTATTTAGCTTCTATTCAGAAGAGAGGTTATGTAACGGGTTTGAAGAAGTTTTGGCACGATACAGAGAAATTGTTCCTCACCTCAAACTTGCAGGACCGACTTCGTTCGCCCCCATTATTGAGATGGCCATAACTATTGTTGAACAAAGTGCTGGCCAATATCATGTCCTGCTTATAATTGCAGATGGACAGGTACTTTTTTGCTTTATATTCCATACTGTTCATAGTCACACTCTTACGTACTTTGTTTCTTTTCAATCATCTAAACTTTCATATACAAATGAAGAAACCGCAATGTTATATTTGCAATAGAAATCTAAATGCCTATAATTCTGTAATACTTTGATGAATCATATTAGTCTGTTATGGATATTCATTGTTTCTGCTTCAAAAACTGATGCTCAGTATGTTGCCACAGGTGACCAGAAGCGTCGATACAGAACATGGCCACCTAAGTCAACAGGAACAGAAGACGATAAATGCAATCGTAAAAGCCAGGTAAATTTTGTGTGCTCTTTCTTGTGGGGACCGTTCTGCATTCTTACACTCTTTTTAAATTGCAGCGAGTATCCGCTGTCAATAGTTTTGGTAGGAGTTGGAGATGGACCGTGGGAGATGATGGAGGAATTTGACGATAACATTCCTTCTCGAGCATTTGACAATTTTCAGGTTTGGTGTAACTCACTTAACCTTTTTTACTTGCTATATATAAATGATATAACTTCCTGTTATGCTAAAGTGTTTTAACTTTTGTTTGTGATAGTTTGTGAATTTCACTAAGATAATGTCGAAAAATACAAATCCATCCCGAAGAGAGGCAGAGTTTTCTCTTGCAGCTTTGATGGAGATACCTTCTCAATATAAGGCAACCATAGAACTTGGCTTATTGGGGTAATAAAATACGAAAATACCTTACTTCAAATTTGTTATGTTCAGTTTATCAGGCATAATAACTTATAACTGAATTCAAAAAATCTCGTGTCTTCGTTGATATGACTAGTTCGCGGAGGGGACATTCACCAGATAGGGTTCCTCTACCTGCTCCTCTTTATAATAGGACTTCTTCCAACGTCAGTGGAAAATCTTTTCGGTCAAACAGCTTTCAGCCAAATGTGCGTAGAGGTACTGGCTATGAATATGATAGCGGTGTTCACAATCACACAGAACCATCTACAAGCTCTTTACATGATAATAAGGTATCGAGACCATGCTTTACAAGAAGCAACTTTCATTTCCGTCTCACTTTTAATAATAATAGTGGTTTACCTATAACGTGGTTGAATGCAGGTTTGCCCGATTTGTCTTACCAATCCAAAGGATATGGCCTTCGGTTGTGGACACCAGGTAACCAGTTTAACTACATACTTGTATTTTAAGTTATCTATATTAAGGGATGAATATATATTAAGTTATTTCCCTTTTCTAATGGCAGACTTGTTGTGGATGTGGAGAAGACCTCGAATTCTGTCCGATTTGCAGGAGCACAATCACTACTAAGATAAAGCTTTATTAGAAATATAAGCTGCTTTCAATGaaatttttattcaaaagcaGAATAAGGTTAGTCATCAAAGTTTGATAAGGTTAGAACATCAGAGTAAGGAAGACATTTTGTTTATGTAAGACTAAAATAATGAGCTTTACCCTGTTGTATGTACATATGTGCCCTGTCCTCTTGTGTGCATTGAGGGCatcatatttttcaattttcaGTAAACCTTCTCTGTAAAAACTGTTC
Encoded proteins:
- the LOC131661485 gene encoding E3 ubiquitin-protein ligase RGLG5-like isoform X2, encoding MHLELETWTALVAILCLLVFILQEILMGGNSSKGSSSPRRRHVPSYESSGSSSSSWNNNYDGYPPQSPYPQQSPYQTPQHQFSSASAPFYDNSQQKKKLDKRYSRIADDYRSLDEVTAALANAGLESSNLIVGIDFTKSNEWTGKSSFNRKSLHHIGSSQNPYEQAISIIGKTLSTFDEDNLIPCFGFGDASTHDQDVFSFYSEERLCNGFEEVLARYREIVPHLKLAGPTSFAPIIEMAITIVEQSAGQYHVLLIIADGQVTRSVDTEHGHLSQQEQKTINAIVKASEYPLSIVLVGVGDGPWEMMEEFDDNIPSRAFDNFQFVNFTKIMSKNTNPSRREAEFSLAALMEIPSQYKATIELGLLGSRRGHSPDRVPLPAPLYNRTSSNVSGKSFRSNSFQPNVRRGTGYEYDSGVHNHTEPSTSSLHDNKVCPICLTNPKDMAFGCGHQTCCGCGEDLEFCPICRSTITTKIKLY
- the LOC131661485 gene encoding E3 ubiquitin-protein ligase RGLG5-like isoform X1 translates to MALSTLETWTALVAILCLLVFILQEILMGGNSSKGSSSPRRRHVPSYESSGSSSSSWNNNYDGYPPQSPYPQQSPYQTPQHQFSSASAPFYDNSQQKKKLDKRYSRIADDYRSLDEVTAALANAGLESSNLIVGIDFTKSNEWTGKSSFNRKSLHHIGSSQNPYEQAISIIGKTLSTFDEDNLIPCFGFGDASTHDQDVFSFYSEERLCNGFEEVLARYREIVPHLKLAGPTSFAPIIEMAITIVEQSAGQYHVLLIIADGQVTRSVDTEHGHLSQQEQKTINAIVKASEYPLSIVLVGVGDGPWEMMEEFDDNIPSRAFDNFQFVNFTKIMSKNTNPSRREAEFSLAALMEIPSQYKATIELGLLGSRRGHSPDRVPLPAPLYNRTSSNVSGKSFRSNSFQPNVRRGTGYEYDSGVHNHTEPSTSSLHDNKVCPICLTNPKDMAFGCGHQTCCGCGEDLEFCPICRSTITTKIKLY